A single Asterias rubens chromosome 13, eAstRub1.3, whole genome shotgun sequence DNA region contains:
- the LOC117298272 gene encoding myb/SANT-like DNA-binding domain-containing protein 3, with protein MQSYTTHTARNTAQTFMMSTKRLHFSILERNFLLRLLEENIDIVESKCNDGITMRRKDETWARIVSRFNAEPSVVKRTPRQLRKCWTNMKMRAKKSDGSSSLPGLVARHTPQKHETREGPVSVRLQPDSDQMGVKYDSVFSGSGESGADSANGTDVKMIPVECWSDNEVDGSYSGLGGGSEDEDGDEGSYHQQDVEERARADFHTSETDFRHETAADSNNSQWTGMDYTRNEHEAKMSLLTIQMETAHEQRELAREMREQTRQRHRLEMQVLEEKRRYRRMKMNRMSSQGKS; from the exons ATGCAatcatacacaacacacacagcAAGGAACACAGCTCAAACATTCATGATGTCTACCAAGCGGCtgcatttttcaattttggaacgCAATTTTTTACTTCGACTCCtcgaagaaaacatagacatcGTTGAGTCCAAGTGCAACGATGGAATTACGATGAGACGCAAGGACGAAACGTGGGCAAGGATTGTCTCAAGATTCAATGCCGAACCCAGCGTTGTGAAAAGGACACCGAGACAGCTGCGCAAATGCTGGACCAACATGAAAATGCGCGCAAAGAAGTCAGACGGTTCGTCAAGTCTACCGGGGTTGGTTGCGCGCCATACTCCACAGAAACATGAGACGAGGGAGGGACCTGTTTCTGTGCGCTTGCAACCGGACTCAGATCAGATGGGTGTGAAATATGATTCGGTCTTTAGCGGTAGTGGTGAAAGTGGTGCAGACAGTGCCAATGGTACAGATGTTAAGATGATCCCTGTGGAATGCTGGTCAGACAACGAAGTTGATGGCTCATACTCGGGGCTTGGAGGTGGGAGCGAAGATGAAGATGGAGATGAGGGAAGTTACCACCAGCAAGATGTAGAAGAACGAG CAAGGGCAGATTTCCATACAAGTGAAACAGACTTTAGACATGAAACAGCCGCTGATTCCAACAACAGCCAATGGACAGGCATGGATTACACGCGCAATGAGCACGAGGCCAAGATGTCGCTGTTGACAATCCAGATGGAGACGGCTCATGAGCAGCGGGAGCTAGCCCGGGAGATGCGGGAACAGACGAGACAGAGACACCGTCTTGAGATGCAGGTACTGGAAGAGAAGAGGCGATACAGGAGGATGAAGATGAACAGGATGTCTTCTCAAGGAAAAAGCTAG
- the LOC117298945 gene encoding uncharacterized protein LOC117298945: MALRILAILTVLTLVLTSWVGTAEAVSGTTIANKAKAYANAGRTDWTFAAAHPDAGGFFSDGRNTNKCNLFVADVLEAVGATVPHRNWGFSGPIGAGEWGSSSSSYLTSASCWEYRSSSCTGCVIGDGRHVGIVTGWRETTSATDTQLVSNDWGFRASGSGSSSSITAFWKYVC; the protein is encoded by the exons ATGGCTCTGCGCATACTTGCAATCTTGACGGTACTGACACTGGTGTTGACCAGCTGG GTTGGCACGGCAGAGGCGGTGTCAGGCACTACTATCGCCAACAAAGCAAAGGCCTACGCCAATGCAGGCAGGACTGATTGGACATTTGCTGCGGCTCACCCCGACGCTGGTGGGTTCTTCAGTGATGGGAGAAACACGAACAAATGCAACCTCTTTGTGGCAGATGTGCTTGAGGCGGTTGGGGCAACGGTCCCGCATAG AAACTGGGGTTTTTCTGGCCCTATCGGTGCAGGGGAGTGGGGCAGCTCATCTTCCTCTTACTTGACAAGCGCATCGTGCTGGGAGTATAGATCGAGTTCATGTACAGGCTGCGTCATCGGAGATGGAAGACACGTTGGGATTGTGACCGGATGGAGAGAAACAACCAGTGCCACAGATACCCAACTTGTGTCCAACGACTGGGGTTTTCGCGCATCTGGATCTGGAAGCAGTTCTTCTATAACTGCCTTTTGGAAATACGTTTGTTAA
- the LOC117298908 gene encoding uncharacterized protein LOC117298908: protein MKCRNCGVQKLSNEFPPWTIMEECKHAPLHCLRCVVSHVEEHGECSQCDGEVGPDSIRLKRCHSQLEAMFPECKLNYVPKAEGAPTPSGKGFISLAMLNGDSASVQLNSAMTVSTLKAYVKSKLQVPLENQQLIYNGTEIKEVTDTKATATLGYYQVQPNSTIHVRRLLYSAPKDLDKVVFDLNWGYPYHGRDYLDASVLIFEGIKYVGVLDYNHTSFPPAMQHSGDLMDDFNCTGHHLINVDLHKIPANITHFFFTLSAWNSPTVSSYPNPSLRFYKQSEPGKMLCEDTITKLNYSQAIVMAWMTRQGGHWCVFSAGKPSAGNAKNYSCLVSTIQGIISNGL from the exons atgaagTGTCGTAATTGTGGCGTTCAGAAACTGTCAAATGAGTTCCCGCCATGGACCATTATGGAAGAATGCAAACATGCCCCTCTCCATTGTCTTAGG TGCGTGGTTTCCCATGTGGAAGAACATGGCGAGTGTTCCCAGTGTGATGGCGAAGTGGGTCCAGATTCCATCCGTCTCAAGCGATGCCACAGCCAGCTTGAAGCCATGTTTCCAGAGTGCAAGCTGAACTACGTCCCCAAGGCGGAAGGAGCACCTACGCCCAGTGGGAAGGGCTTCATCAGCCTGGCCATGCTGAATGGTGACAGTGCAAGTGTACAGCTGAACTCGGCCATGACGGTGTCAACATTGAAAGCATACGTGAAAAGTAAACTTCAAGTTCCACTGGAGAATCAACAGCTCATTTATAATGGGACTGAAATTAAG GAGGTTACTGATACGAAAGCTACAGCAACACTGGGATATTATCAAGTTCAGCCGAATTCTACCATCCACGTGAGAAGACTCCTCTACTCGGCACCTAAAGACCTTGATAAAGTGGTTTTTGACCTTAACTGGGGTTATCCATATCATGGGCGTGATTATTTAGATGCAAGTGTTCTAATTTTTGAAGGGATCAAATATGTTGGCGTTCTTGACTATAACCACACCAGTTTCCCACCAGCCATGCAACATTCTGGAGATCTAATGGATGATTTCAACTGCACAGGTCACCATTTGATCAATGTAGATCTCCATAAAATTCCCGCAAATATCACCCATTTCTTCTTCACTCTGAGTGCTTGGAACTCCCCCACTGTGTCCAGTTACCCAAACCCCAGCCTACGGTTTTACAAACAGTCTGAGCCGGGCAAGATGCTGTGCGAGGACACTATAACCAAACTGAATTACTCTCAGGCCATCGTAATGGCGTGGATGACCAGACAAGGCGGCCACTGGTGTGTCTTTAGCGCTGGGAAGCCTTCAGCCGGTAACGCGAAAAACTATAGTTGCCTGGTGTCGACAATACAAGGCATTATTTCTAATGGACTGTAA
- the LOC117298923 gene encoding uncharacterized protein LOC117298923, whose translation MKCWKCGVQKLSKEFPPWTIMETCQHAALHCLRCVTAHVEQHGNCSQCESPVGLDSIRLKHCHSMLDAMFPEYKITYEPTLEADTAGEKGYISLAMLNGDSTSVELNAAMTVFKLRGIVKKELGVPFENQQLIYNGTEMKEYTEDQATTNLGYYKVPPSATIYVRRLLYAVQNSNLKKVVFDLNWGYPAGGKDFLDATAIIFSGTELVDYLDYRKLSHDSMSHSGDVMDNHRKKGHHLITVNLQEVPDEFTHIFFTLSSYESPTISKFPNPSLKFYEKDRPDEMLCEDTVEKTNFSQAIVMCWISRDKGKWCVYSAGKASAGNSEDYEPLYKTISDIIANGL comes from the exons ATGAAGTGCTGGAAGTGTGGCGTCCAGAAACTTTCGAAAGAGTTCCCGCCATGGACCATAATGGAGACGTGCCAACATGCGGCATTGCATTGCCTCAGG TGCGTGACGGCTCATGTCGAGCAACACGGCAATTGCTCCCAATGTGAAAGTCCAGTTGGTCTCGATTCAATTCGTCTTAAACACTGCCACAGTATGCTGGACGCTATGTTTCCTGAGTACAAGATCACTTACGAGCCCACTTTGGAAGCGGACACGGCTGGTGAGAAAGGCTACATCAGTCTGGCAATGCTGAATGGTGACAGCACGAGTGTTGAGCTGAACGCGGCCATGACGGTCTTCAAGTTGAGAGGGATCGTCAAGAAAGAACTTGGAGTGCCATTTGAGAATCAACAACTGATTTACAATGGAACGGAAATGAAG GAATATACAGAAGATCAAGCCACAACAAACCTCGGCTACTACAAAGTCCCCCCTTCAGCAACCATCTACGTCAGACGTCTTCTGTACGCAGTTCAAAACAGCAACTTAAAGAAGGTAGTCTTCGATCTCAACTGGGGCTATCCAGCAGGGGGAAAAGACTTTCTGGACGCAACTGCGATCATCTTCAGCGGTACCGAGTTGGTAGACTATCTGGATTACAGAAAACTATCCCATGACTCAATGAGTCATTCCGGTGACGTCATGGACAACCACAGGAAAAAGGGGCACCATTTAATCACCGTCAATCTTCAGGAAGTTCCCGATGAGTTCACACACATCTTCTTCACATTGAGCTCGTATGAGTCACCCACCATCTCAAAGTTCCCAAACCCGAGTTTGAAGTTCTATGAGAAGGACCGGCCAGATGAGATGCTGTGTGAAGACACGGTGGAGAAAACCAATTTCTCGCAGGCGATCGTCATGTGCTGGATTTCCAGGGATAAGGGGAAGTGGTGTGTGTATAGTGCCGGGAAGGCGTCGGCAGGCAATTCGGAGGACTATGAGCCCCTTTATAAGACAATCTCGGACATTATTGCTAATGGACTGTAA